Within the Acuticoccus sediminis genome, the region CACCTTGATGCCGCCGCTACCCGGCCCGGGGCCTCGTCTCCGCCCGGCCGGCTCCGGAAATCCGGCGCCGCGCCATGCGCGTCGGTCCCGAGCCTCGCCTCCGGCGGCCACAGTCCCCGAAAACCGCCGCATGCCATGCCCGCTGCGAGGGCCCGGGGCCCCGCCGGCGCCCGCCGGCTGTTGCTGCAGCCTCGCGCCATGGTGTTGCAGCAAGGATGCGGCGGGCGGGCAACATGTGTCCACTTCGTGCGCGTGGTGCCGTGGATGGTGGCACAACCGTGACTTTCAATGCCGGCTGAGCAAGAGTAACGTTATAAAACCATAAGGCGATGCGCATGCACGATCAGAACTCTCCGAACCTCGGCTCAGGAACGTTCGTGCCGCGTGTCCGCTCGTCACCGGTGGCAGTGTTCGACCGCCCCCTCAGAATTGCCCTCGTCTGTCCAAGATTCGAGCCGTCGTTCTACGGCGACGACTACTATGTACCGCTCGCCTCGAGCAGGGCGCGGGCGACGATGGCGCCGGGGGTGCTCCCGCTGCTGGCCGCCCTGGTACCCGGCCGGCACGAGATCGTCCTCTTCGACGAGAATACGGACGCCCTCGACTTCCAGGAGCTGAGAACCTTCGACGTCATCGGCATCACCGGGATGATCGTGCAGCGCATCCGACTGCGGGAGATCCTGGCGGAACTGCACGACTTCGACGGCATCCTCGCCGTCGGCGGACCGTACGCGAGCATCGACGAGGACTTCTTCTCGCACCGCTGCGACGTGATCTTCGTCGGCGAGGCGGACGAGTCCTGGCCGCGGTTCGTCGAGGACGTGGTGGCCGGCCGCCCCCTCCCCCGGCGCCTCGAGCAGTCGGCCAAGACGGACATGACGAAGCTGCCGCCCCCGCGGTACGACCTCGTCGACCACACGAAGTACCTTAGCGCGTCGGTACAGTTTTCGCGCGGGTGCCCGTTCCTGTGCGAGTTCTGCGACATCATCACGATCTACGGCCGCAAGCCGCGGGCGAAGGATCCCGCCGCGGTGATCGCCGAGCTCGACGTGCTCCGCAAGCGCGGCGTCGGCACGGTCTTCCTCGTCGACGACAACCTGATCGGCAACAAGAAGCTCGCCAAGGGGCTGCTGGTCGAGCTGGTGGCCTGGCAGAAGGCGAACAACTATCCGCTGAAGCTCGCGACCGAGGTGTCCATCAACCTCGCCGACGAGCCGGAGCTGCTCGAGCTCATGTACGAGGCGGGGATGAGCTCCATCTTCATCGGGATCGAGTCGCCCAGCGAGGCGGCGCTCGCCGAGACGAAGAAGGTGCAGAACATCCGTGGCGACAGCCTGGCGGACAAGCTCACCCGGATCCGCGAGGCGGGACTGCTCGTCACCGGCGGCATGATCGTCGGGTTCGACAGCGACGGGCCCGAGATCTTCGCACTGCAGGAGGAGTTCGTGCGGGAGGTGGCGCTGGCCCGCGTCGGAATCGCGACGCTGACGGTGCTACCGACGACGCCGCTCTTCGACCGGATGAAGAAGGAGGGCCGGCTCAGGCTCGACAATCCCAACTGCAACTTCCAGCCGCTGCAGATGACGCCGGAGGAGCTGTCGGCGGGATGCGCCGCGCTGAATCAGCGCCTGTTCGAGCCCGAGGCGTACTTCGACCGCTACTTCTCGACCATCGCCAACTTCCCGGGGCTACGGCAGAAGCGAAAGGAGCTGGCGGCACGGCGGGGCAAGCCTCCCGCCGCCATGCGCGCGCTGGCCTACGTCGGCGCGATGCGCCAGCTCTGGCGCCTGACGAAGGCGGCGAAGTCCGCGGGCGAGCTCGGCAACGTCATGCCGCGCTACGCGAAGATCTTCCGTGGCCGGACGCGTTATGCCGGCGGGTCGGAGACGTCGTTCCCGATCTTCGTCAATGCCTGCGCACAGCACTGGCACCTCTACTACCTCTACAAGTCCTTCCGCAGCCAGAAGCACACGATCACGAACACCTACGCCTACGGGTCGGACACGCCGGTGCCGCAGATCGTGGAGCGCGAGCCGGCCAAGCTGAGCGCCTAGCGCGCCAGGGAGCCGGTCCCGCCCGGGTTATCGCATCGGAAGGGTGCCGCATCCGCGTCGCGCAGAGGCTGTCGACGGCCAGTCAGGCGACGGTCCTGACGTTCAGCGTCACCGGGACGTTGCCGCGGATCGCCTTGGAGTAGGGGCACATCTGGTGCGCGGCCTCGACGAAGCCCTCCGCCGTCTCCTGCGGCAGGCCCTTGATGGTGACGTCGAGCGTGACGGTGAGGGTGAAGCCGACCGGCTCGACCGGGTCGAGGCCGACGGTCGCCGCGACCTCGATCATGTCGTTGTCGACCTTGATGTCCTTGCCTCGCATCAGGAACATCGTCGCGCTCTGGAAGCAGGCGGCGTAGCCGGCGGCGAAGAGCTGCTCGGGGTTCGTGGCACCGCCGAGGCCGCCCATCTCCTTCGGCATCGCGAGCTTCAGGTCGAGGATTCCGTCGTCGCTCCTCACCTCGCCGCGGCGTCCGCCGGACGCGGTGACGCGGGTGGAATAGGTCGTTGCCATGTGTGGCCTCTCTGGAGTTGGGCCGGCCGGCACGGGCCGACCGGCGGAGACGGCGTTGACCCGCGTCTCCCGGAAGGGGTTGGTCAGGCACGGGCCTGGCGCGCGGCGGCGAGACCCGCGAGGCGCCCCAGCGCGACCGCCGTGAGCAGCCCGTTGCCGGACAGGTAGCCCGCGGCCGAGCGGCCCGAGACGCCGCACGCCGCCCCGCCCGCAGCGTAGAGGTTGGGAAGGAGCGTGCCGTCGGCCCGGGTCACATGCGCGTCGCCGTCGACCACGAGGCCGCCCTGCGTATGGAACAGTGCCCCGGTGACGCGGACGGCCCGGAACGGTGCGGCGAGCGGCGCGACGCCGGCGAAGGCACGCCCGAACGTGTCGGCGCGCTCGCCGCGCTTGGCCGCGTCGACGGCAGCCGCCGTCCGCTCCAGGGCGTCGGGGGGGAGATGCGCGGCCTCGGCGAGCGCCGCGACGGTGTCGCCCTCGACCACCGCGCCGGCGGCGACGGCGTTGCGATAATCCTCGAACTGGCCGGCGATGTCGGCGATGCGGGCGTCGAAGATCGTCCACGCGACCCCGTCCTGCTGCTCGAGGACCCGCGCGGCCTGCTCGGAGTAGCCCGTCGCCTCGTTGGAGAAGCGCTCGCCGGACGCGTTCACCTGGAAGCCGCCTTCCATGACGGTCGCCCAGGTCAGAAGGATGCCCGCGGGGTGGGCGACGGACCCGTGCCCCTGATGGCCCGAGAGGTCGCGCACCGTGGCCCCCAGCGCCTCGCCCCACAGGAGCGCGTCGCCCTGGTTGCCGGGATGGCCGAAGTAGAGCGCGTCCGCCAGCTCGGGGATGTGCCTCGCGACCAGCGCCCTGTTCCCGCCGTAGCCATTGCAGGCGAGGATCAGCGTCTCGCAGCCGATCTCCTCGGCCGTCCCGTCCGGCCGCCCGGCGACCACGCCGCGGACCCGGCCGTCGGGCGCCGCGACCAGGGTCGTCACGTGCGCGTCGCAGATCATGTCGATGCCAGCCGCCTCGGCCGCCTGGCGCAGCCGGTCGATCAGTTCCTCGCCGGAGCGGGAGGGCAGCCCGTGCATGCGGTAGGCCGAATGGCCCGGATAGCGGAAGTTGTCGACCACCGAGAACGGCAGCCCGTGCGCCTCGCCCAGCCACTCCAGCGCGGGACCGACGGCCCCGGTGACGGTCGCGATGAGCGCCGGGTCTGGCTCGTCGTGGGCCTTGGCCATGATGTCGGCGGCGAAGCCGGCGGGCGCGTCCTCGATCCCCGCCTCGCGCTGCCAGCGCGTGCCGGCGGCCGGGACCAGCCCGGCGGATAGCGCGGTGGAGCCGCGCGGCAGGCTGTCGCGCTCCAGCACCAGCACCTCGGCCCCCGCCTCGTGCGCCGAGAGCGCGGCCACGAGGCCCGCCGCTCCCGCGCCGATGACGAGCACCGGCACGGTCAGCGCGAAGTCGCGATCGGAGACCTCGACGGTGCTCACGCGGCGAGCACCTCGGCGGTCATCTCCGCGACCGTGGCGACGCGGCACACCGGGCGCAGCGCGTCGATCGCCGTGTCGTGCACGTGCTCGGAGAAGGCGGCGGTGCCGTCCGACAGCACCACCGGCTCGAGGTCGCGCACGTGGGCGTCGCGCACCGTGGAGGCGACGCCGCCGTTGGTGACGATCCCGGCCACGATGAGCTTATGGATGTTGCACTTCTTCAGTACCCACTCCATCCGCGTCATGTAGAACGCCGAATAGGCGATCTTCTCGACCGTGAGGTCGGCGGGCTGGAGCGTGTCGACGAGCTGATGGCCCCAGGCGCCCGGTGCGAAGTCGCCCTTCTTCAGGAAGGGGCGGAGCTGCTTCAGGTGCGGGGAGATGATCGGCTCGCCCCCCTTGGCCGGGACCAGCGTGAACTGGGTGGAGATCACCCAGCCGCCCTTCTGGCGCAGCGCATCGGCGAGCGGCTTCACCCGCTCGGGCAGCGCGGCGATCGGGGCCGCCGTCTGGCCGGCGCGCCCGTAGGCGCCCTCCGGGTGGACGAAGTCGTTCTGCAGATCGACGATCAGGAGCGCCGTCTGCTCCACGGGGATGGTTGCGTCGCTCATTTCCGCTCCACGATCACGTTGCCGAACCGGTCGACGCGGGCCTTCAGGTCCGGGTCGACGACGGTTGTGGCGTCGGGCTGTTCCAGGATGGCGGGGCCGTCGATCTCGGCCCCCACCGGCAGGTCGAGGCGGGCGTAGATCGCCGTCTCGTGCCAGGCGCCGGAGAACCACACGTCGCGCGTGCCTGTTCGGGCGGCGGCGATGGTGGTCGCGTTCTGCGGCGCCAGCGCGGCCATGTCGAAGCTCGGCCGAATGCCGATGGCGCTGGTGCGCAGGTTGACGATCTTCATCGGCACGCCCGGCAGCAGACGGCTGAACGAGCGCTGGTAGGCCGTCTCGAACGCCTCGCGGATCATCGCCTCGGAGACGCCGGTGGTGTCGCCCTTCAGCTCGGCCGGAACGGTGACGCTGATG harbors:
- a CDS encoding cysteine hydrolase; this encodes MSDATIPVEQTALLIVDLQNDFVHPEGAYGRAGQTAAPIAALPERVKPLADALRQKGGWVISTQFTLVPAKGGEPIISPHLKQLRPFLKKGDFAPGAWGHQLVDTLQPADLTVEKIAYSAFYMTRMEWVLKKCNIHKLIVAGIVTNGGVASTVRDAHVRDLEPVVLSDGTAAFSEHVHDTAIDALRPVCRVATVAEMTAEVLAA
- a CDS encoding organic hydroperoxide resistance protein encodes the protein MATTYSTRVTASGGRRGEVRSDDGILDLKLAMPKEMGGLGGATNPEQLFAAGYAACFQSATMFLMRGKDIKVDNDMIEVAATVGLDPVEPVGFTLTVTLDVTIKGLPQETAEGFVEAAHQMCPYSKAIRGNVPVTLNVRTVA
- a CDS encoding radical SAM protein is translated as MHDQNSPNLGSGTFVPRVRSSPVAVFDRPLRIALVCPRFEPSFYGDDYYVPLASSRARATMAPGVLPLLAALVPGRHEIVLFDENTDALDFQELRTFDVIGITGMIVQRIRLREILAELHDFDGILAVGGPYASIDEDFFSHRCDVIFVGEADESWPRFVEDVVAGRPLPRRLEQSAKTDMTKLPPPRYDLVDHTKYLSASVQFSRGCPFLCEFCDIITIYGRKPRAKDPAAVIAELDVLRKRGVGTVFLVDDNLIGNKKLAKGLLVELVAWQKANNYPLKLATEVSINLADEPELLELMYEAGMSSIFIGIESPSEAALAETKKVQNIRGDSLADKLTRIREAGLLVTGGMIVGFDSDGPEIFALQEEFVREVALARVGIATLTVLPTTPLFDRMKKEGRLRLDNPNCNFQPLQMTPEELSAGCAALNQRLFEPEAYFDRYFSTIANFPGLRQKRKELAARRGKPPAAMRALAYVGAMRQLWRLTKAAKSAGELGNVMPRYAKIFRGRTRYAGGSETSFPIFVNACAQHWHLYYLYKSFRSQKHTITNTYAYGSDTPVPQIVEREPAKLSA
- a CDS encoding FAD-dependent oxidoreductase codes for the protein MSTVEVSDRDFALTVPVLVIGAGAAGLVAALSAHEAGAEVLVLERDSLPRGSTALSAGLVPAAGTRWQREAGIEDAPAGFAADIMAKAHDEPDPALIATVTGAVGPALEWLGEAHGLPFSVVDNFRYPGHSAYRMHGLPSRSGEELIDRLRQAAEAAGIDMICDAHVTTLVAAPDGRVRGVVAGRPDGTAEEIGCETLILACNGYGGNRALVARHIPELADALYFGHPGNQGDALLWGEALGATVRDLSGHQGHGSVAHPAGILLTWATVMEGGFQVNASGERFSNEATGYSEQAARVLEQQDGVAWTIFDARIADIAGQFEDYRNAVAAGAVVEGDTVAALAEAAHLPPDALERTAAAVDAAKRGERADTFGRAFAGVAPLAAPFRAVRVTGALFHTQGGLVVDGDAHVTRADGTLLPNLYAAGGAACGVSGRSAAGYLSGNGLLTAVALGRLAGLAAARQARA